Genomic DNA from Thermotoga petrophila RKU-1:
AGATCTTTTGTGACCTTTCAAATCTTCCTGGTTTTGAAAAGCCCTTTTTAAAGCGTTCTGCGATAAAGGATTTTCATTGAGATTTCATGTTTTGTGCAATTTCACTCCTAACGTTACACAGCAGTGTGATAAAATAGCGTAAAAATAATAGTTTTGGAGGGAAAGGATTGAAAAGTCATCAACTTTTGAAAGCACCATTTCAGCATGGATTTCTTTTCTCACGACCACTTGTTACATACTGCTTCAAAACATGCCATGATGCATCCTGGAAACATTACATAAGATTTCTGAAATACCGTCATGAAAAGCTTTATGAGGAGGCTCTCTCAGAAATAGATAGCGCAATAGATGAAAAGAAAGAAACTAGAAAGATTCACTTTGAAATACATCGAGATGAAAGAGCCTGACAGAAAATTCCTTGATAGATTTCTGAGGAACTGCGGAAGGTACGATGGAGTGAGGTTTGGGATCAGGCTAAGGAAGCCGGATGTGGTGAGAGAGTTTGCAAAGAGGCACTCTCTCAAGGTTCAGCCCCTGTTTGTTGCCTTCTGGTGTGAAGAGGACGGCAGGGCAAGAAGAAGACTGGTGAGGATATTACACTGGATGACTCAAGAGTGATCGAGTGGGAAAACGGGTGTCAGTTTCTGTGCTTTTTCTTTCAGTATCTGCAGTTCTTCTTCGCTGATTTTTGTTCCCTGATTTTCAACGATTTGACACATCCACCAGAGAAATTCCTGGTGACTTGGACTCACAGCTGCGGTGACGGGCAGTGATAGTGTGAAGCGAAGTGCCATGGATGCTTCTTCGAAATCATCCACAGGATGATACCAGCATTTTTCCCAGCGTTTTTCTTCTCCTTCCTCCAGACGTCTTTTTGCCAGAGCCTTTATTGCCAGAATTCCCATGTTTTTCTCCCGGGCTTTGCTGTAAAGTCTTTTGCCAAATCCTTTTCCCAGCCAGCTTGCCCAGTTCAGTGGAAAAAGTACCGTATCGAAATCGAACCTTTCCAGCATCGAAAGTGCAGCTTCCTCACTGTGAGCAGAAAAACCGATGTACCTTATCAGTCCTTCTTCTTTTGCCTTCAAAAAGGCCTCTATAGCTCCATTCGGTGAAAAGATGGCCTCCACCTCATCGAGCGTGGTCACAGCATGGAACTGATAAAGGTCAAAGTGATCCGTCTGGAGTCTCTTCAGAGATTCGTTCAATTCTTTCCAGGCACCTTCTTTTGTTCTCTCCATCGTTTTACAGGCCAGAAACACCTGGTCTCTGTAAGGCTTCAGCGCTGGGCCAAGTTTTTCCTCGGCGTCTCCGTAGGAAGGAGCAACGTCGAAGTAGTTTATGCCCCTCTCGATCGCTCTGGCAACTATCTTTTTTGCAGATTCCACGGACTCGTTCATCACAACGATTCCGCCGAATCCGACCACAGAGAGCTTTTCACCTGTTTTCCCCAGAACTCTTTTTTCCACGGAAAATCCCCCCTTCAACGACTGGGTCTATTATACATCCAGGACCTTAATTTCTCCAAATTGTATCGATTTTAAATGGACATGGTATAAATGGGTTTGAGAGGTGATGAAGTTGGCAAAAAAATACTACGCTGTGAGGAAAGGAAGGGTACCAGGAATCTATGAGTCCTGGGAAGAGGCAGAAAAACAGGTAAAGGGCTTTCCGGGAGCAGAGTACAAAAGTTTTGAGAAGATAGAGGATGCAAAGGCATATCTTGAGGGAAAAGATGAATGCACCTGCCCGGAACTTGACGAAGAGACGATGATCGCCTATGTGGATGGGAGTTATGATGTGGTCTGTGGTTCTGGAGTGGTTCTGTGCTATAGGGGAAAGAAAGAGGAGTACTATTTCTGGACGGACATCGATGAGTTCAAAGACTCAAGGAACATAGCCGGAGAGATCATGGCTGCACTTTTTGCCATGGACTGTGCTTTGAAGAAAGGAGCAAAAAGACTCATTCTCAGGCACGATCTTGAAGGGCTTGAAAAGTGGGCAACGGAAGAGTACAGAACAAAAGAGCCGGTGACGCGTGTTTACAAGTACCTTTACGAGCAGTTTTGCAGGAGCGGTCTTGAAGTGGTCTTTGAGAAGGTGAAGAGTCACTCTGGAGACTTTTGCAACGATGAGGCTGACAGGCTGGCAAAAGAAGCAGCGAAAAAAAGATCAAACGTTGAGTGGACTTTGAGGGATTTCGAGAGTACAATGAAGATACTGGATCAAAAGAGGAGATGAGCAGAATGAAAAAGATGAGTATCACGGGTGGGACGACCCTGATAGGACTTGGAGTTGGTTTTATTCTTTTCAAACATTCCGTGTTCTATTTCATTGCGTCTCTTTTCATAGGAATCGGTGTGGGTTTACTGATCGAGTATCTCACGAAAAGAGAAAAATAGAAATCGTTCAGATGTTCTCTGGATTGTACACCAGAACTGCCGTGCCGCATGTTACATGGAGACCCTTGAAGTTTCCATAGGGATACGGCTCGCCCTTCAGTGACCCATCGATAACACCTTCCACAGCCTTTATGAGGTCTTCCAGATAATCTGGTCCAAAAGGTTTCAACTGTGTACCACTCAGATGCCCATGGTAGATCTTCTCAAAACTGTCGATCTCTCTGAGTTTTTTCAGGCTTTTAAGGTACTCTCTCAGTGGAAGACATCCCGGAAGATGCATCCAGGTGTGTCCTGCCCCCACCGAATCCCCGCTGAAAAGCAGCCTGTTTTCTCTGTCCAGAAGAGCGATCGACCCTGGTGTGTGTCCCGGGACTTCGATCACCTCGAGCGTTCTTCCACCAAGATCGAAACTGTCTCCTTCTCTCACGTCCAGAAAGTTTTTGTAATCCACCTGTATTTTGAACAGTTCTATGATCTGAAGGTCCCTGTGGTTGAGATACACCCTCTCGAACTGGTTCGCCTGCATGATGTGATCCCAGTGGGCGTGGGTGAGAACAACTTCGATGGGTTTTTCCGTGATGGATCTTATGAAACCTTTCAGGTCACCTTCTCCCATACCAGTGTCTATGAGGAGGGCTTTCTCTTCTCCCACTACCAGGTACATACTGTCTCCCCTGTAGTCGGCAATGTGCCATACACCGGGCTCGAGCAAGGTGCAGGTGTACTCGTTTTTCCTCATCTTTTCACCTCCAGAAGTTTCGGCAAGACCACAAGACTCATGAAAGAACTCACGGTCATTGTGACCCACATGATTGCGACAAGATAAGTGTGGAACGTGAAGGGAGACAGAATCAGAGCGGAAAGCCCCACAGAAAGACCAAAGGCGTTTGCCAGAATTGGTGTGGATGCGATCTTTACCGTCTTTTCCAGATCTCTGTAATATCTGAACAGCTCCGTCACATGTATGGCGTAGTCTATACCAACCCCGATCACTATTCCGGCCATGTTTGCCGTGATCAGGTTCAGAGGAATTCCAGAAAGCCCCATGAAGCCAAAAAGAGACACAAGCGAGATCAAAACAGGAACGATCGCCTTTGCCGGAATGACAAAACTTCTCTGAAACAGAACAAGAAGGAGAAAGACCATACTGACAGCAAGCACCACCGAAAGTACCTGCTGAGGAACGATCGAGTCGTTCATCTCTTTTATGATGTAGGGAAGCCCTGTCACCTGAAAGCCGCTTTCTTTCACTATGTGTTCCACTTCCTCGAGAGTGTTTCTGTCCAGGTTATCCAGAAAGATAAAAGCTCTTCCTGTGCTTTCGGATAGAAAGTTGCTCGTGTAATCCTCTGGAAGAAGTCTTTTGAGTATCAGCGCCCTTGCAAGGATTTTCGGGTAACCTTCTTCTTTGAAGAGATGTTCGTTCATCCTCACAAGGATGTCGTAGACGGAAAAGGCATCGTATCCTTTGCTCTTCAGTTTTTCCTCCATAGAAAGGACCTTCCGGGCAAAGTCTGGAGAGAGCAGATTCTCTGACTCGAAAACGGCATAAACAGGCAGAGCCCTTCCGAAGATCTCTTCTATCTTCTCCACGTTCTTTCTGACCCTTGTGTAGCCTTTGTAGAGTTTCAGAATGTTGAGGTCTGCCTTCAGAAGGAATGTGCCTGGAAGGAAGGCGAAAAGAACCACCAGTGTGATGATCCACGCTCGCTTTGAAAGTCTTTGAAAAAGCCGGGCCAGGCTGCTTTCCTTCTTTTTGATCTCAACATCTTCCATTCCTGACAGTATTACGGGAAGTACGATCCACGTTGAAACTCCCGCAAGACCGATTCCAGCAGCAGCGAGGAGTCCCATCTGTTTCATGGACTGAGAGTTCAAAGTGAGAAAAGAGAGAAATCCTGCCATCGTGGTGAGTGTGGTGAGGATCATCGCCCTTCCAACACTCTCGAGAGTATCTTTGATGGCGTTGAACGTACTCTCTCCATCTTTCTTTCGTTCCAAAAAGTGCGAAACGAAGTGAAGCCCATCGGCACTTCCCATGACGATGGTGAATATGGGAACCAGAACCGTGATGATGGAAAGGTTCTGGCCCATCCATCCCATCACGTAGCCAAGCGTCCAGAGGGCGGCGAATCCCGCCGGTATCAAAGATAAAATGGCGTATCTGAACCTTCCAAGTTGTACTCTGAAGACGTTCAGAAGAAGAACAACGGCGAGTGGGGGAAGTGTGAATATCATGAACAGAAGATAGCGAAATATCTGGTCTTCCAGATACTGTGTTCCAGAGAGGTAATGTTCATATCCTGAAAGAGTACTTTCGATTTCATTGGGATTTACACTGTTTCTGGGAAGTATCATGAATAGGGAGTAGTATCCATCTTCCATTTTCCTCACGTTGAGGAAGTCTTTCATGTTTTCAACATAGCTCAGAAAGTCTCTGTACTGCTCTTCGGACATGTTCTTTGTCTCCACCAGTCTGAAGCCAGCGGGAAACTTCTCCGGAATGGGTGGTATGACAGTCTTTACACCTTCAACGGAGGAGAGTTTTTCCTTTATTTCAAAGATCTCATCTATTCCCTCTCTGCTCAGGGGATCGACGTTCGTCTTCACCATCACCACAAGCTGTTCTCCTGTTTTGAAGACGCCGTTCATCTTCTCGTATATCTCTTTCTGACGGGATTTCTGAGGCATCAGAATGGAAAACTCAGTTGTGAAGTGAAGTCTGAAAAGCCCAAAGAGTGCTAAAATGTTCAGTACCAGCACCACCGCGAAGATCTTCTTTCTGTTTTTGAAAACAAAAGAGGTGTACTCTTCGAACAAAGGTGTCACCTCCCGTGGACTTTATTTTATCAGGAAGGACGGTGAAAAAGCATGTGGGATGTCTTTGAACACTTCGTGAACGAGTACGAGGAGTGGTTCTTAAAGCATAAATTCGCCTATCTTTCTGAACTCAAAGCGGTGAAGGCCCTTCTTCCAGAGGGAAGGGGAGTGGAGATAGGAGTTGGTACAGGAAGGTTCGCTGTTCCTTTGAAGATAAAGATCGGGGTGGAACCTTCAAAACGCATGGGAAAGATAGCAAGAAGAAGGGGAATACTGGTGATAGAAGGAACAGCGGAAAATCTGCCACTGAAGGATGAAAGCTTCGACTTTGCACTGATGGTCACCACGATTTGCTTTGTGGATGATCCACTGAGGGCTTTGCAGGAAGCAAAAAGAGTGATCAGAAAAGGAGGACACATTATCGTTGGTATTGTGGGCAGAGAAAGTTTTCTGGGAAGAGAGTACGAAGAAAAGAAGGAAAAGAGCCTCTTCTACAAACGTGCAAGATTCTTCTCCACTGAAGAGATAGTGCACCTAATGAAAATGGTGGGTTTTGGGGACTTCAAAGTGGTTCAGACACTCTTCAACCATCCCTCAAAACTCACCGATGTTGAGCCTGTCTTAAAAGGATACGGCGAAGGGGCTTTTGTGGTGATCGCGGGGCGAAAAAGTTAATCAGAGCAAAACGATTATCGCCAGAAACTCAAGGTCTTTCTCTCCTGTGTTCTCTATGGAATGTGACTCTCCAGAATCTGTGAAACACACGTCTCCTGCCTTTATGGGAACGTCCTTTCCGTTGTCGTGGAAGATGCCTTCTCCGGAGAGGATGTAGTATATCTCGAACTCTCCATCGTGCCTGTGCAGTCTCACAGAAGACCCCGGTGGAAGTTTCATTTTTGCGAAGAGTCTTGCCCTGTTCCTCATGGTTTCTTTGGAAAGAAGGTGTGTCATCTCCACCTCACCCTTTCCGCCGCGCATGTTCGATATCTTTTCAGGGGTGAGTTCAGAAGATTTCACAACCATATTGTTCCCTCCTTCAATGATTTTTCTGATAGTATATCACACATCATGATCTGAGATGACCTGGCCTTTCCCTCGGAAATGTCGGTTCAAATTTTCCTGTCGTTAACCACGTTACACACAACATGTGGTATTATGATTCCAAATCATACAACAAATGGAGGTGAAAGAAATTGAAGGTGTACGCGTTCGGCTTTCCAAAGATAGGTGAGAAAAGAGAGTTCAAGAAAGCACTGGAAGATTTCTGGAAGGGGAAGATCACAGAAAACCAGTTCAAAGAAGAGATGAGCGAACTCAGGATGTACATGGTGGAGAACTACAGAACGAACGTGGACGTTGTTCCTTCGAACGAACTTTCCTACTACGATTTCGTTCTCGACACAGCCATAATGGTGGGGGCAATTCCGGAGCGGTTTGGAAAGTATGAGGGCCTTTCGACTTATTTTGAGATGGCACGTGGAAGAAAAGCCCTTGAGATGACAAAGTACTTCAACACGAACTACCACTACCTTGTTCCCGAGATAGAGAGTGGAAACTTTGAACTCCTTGAAAATATACCTCTTGAAGATTTTCTCTTTTTCAGGTCGATGGGAATTGAAACCGCACCAAGAATACTGGGACCGTTCACCTTCCTCTATCTTTCCAAAAAAGACGGGATGTGGATCAGAGAACCCGGTGAAATGGAAAAACTTTTCACCAGGCTCGTTCCTGTTTACAGGAAAGTTTTTGAAGAACTCGTAGAAAACGGTTGTGGAGAAATCCTCGTGGACGAGCCTGCCTTCGTGTGTGATCTTCAGAAAGACCACTGGAATTTGATAAAAGATGTGTACAGCGAGTTTTCAGGGTTTCCTTTGACGATTTTTACCTATTACGATAGCGTCTCTGACTACGAGTCTTATGTGTCCCTTCCTGTGAAGGGCCTTCACCTGGATTTTGTTTCAAACACAGAAAATCTCAGAAACTTCGAAAAACACGGTTTTCCATCGGACAAGACTCTCATAGCCGGTGTCATAAACGGCCGTCAGCCCTGGAGAGCAAATCTCAAGAAAGTGGCAGAACTTGTGGACAAACTCGGTGCGAGTGCCATCTCGAACTCCTGTCCGCTATTTCACCTTCCCATAACTGCGCAATGGGAAAACAGCCTTCCTGATGGTCTGAGGGAAAAACTTGCCTTCGCAAAGGAAAAACTTGAAGAGCTGAAAGTACTGAAAGAGTTCTTTGAAGGGAAAAAAGTAAATCTTCCAGAGGTTAGTTTCGAAGACTTCGCCGTCGATGAATCAGTTTCTAAAAAGATAAAACAGCTCACACCTGACTCTTTCAGAAGAGAGAAGGAGTATCAGGAGCGTGACAGGATTCAAAGAGAAGAACTGAAACTTCCTCTTTTTCCGACCACAACAATCGGATCTTTCCCTCAGACCAGCGATGTGAGAAAGATGAGGGCAAGGTACAGAAGGGGAGAAATCTCGGAAGAAGAATACGAGTCCTTCATAAAAGAACAGATAAAAAAGGTAGTAAGGATCCAGGAAGAGATAGGGCTCGATGTTCTGGTGCACGGTGAGTTCGAAAGAACCGACATGGTCGAGTTCTTCGCTGAGAAATTGAACGGCATCGCCACCACTCAGAACGGTTGGGTTCTCTCTTACGGTTCGAGGTGTTATCGTCCACCCATCATATACGGCACGGTTTCAAGGACAGGGCCCATGACGTTGAAAGAAATCACCTACGCACAGTCTCTGACAGAAAAACCCGTCAAGGGAATGCTCACAGGTCCCATCACCATCATGGGCTGGAGCTACTACAGGGAAGACATACCAGAGAGAGAAATAGCTTACCAGATAGCCCTCGCGATAAACGAAGAAGTGAAGGATCTGGAAGAGGCGGGAATAAAGATCGTACAGATCGATGAGCCCGCGTTCAGAGAAAAGGCACCTGTCAAAAAGAGCAAATGGCCTGAGTACTTTGAATGGGCGATAAACGCTTTCAACCTGGCAGCCAACGCGAGGCCAGAAACACAGATCCACGCCCACATGTGCTACTCGGATTTCAACGAGATAATCGAGTACATCCACCAGCTGGAATTCGACGTGATCAGCATTGAGGCTTCGAGGAGCAAAGGTGAGATCATCTCTGCCTTTGAGAACTTCAAAGGATGGATCAAACAGATCGGTGTTGGTGTCTGGGACATCCACTCTCCCGCTGTTCCCTCCGTTGATGAAATGAAGAGTATAATAGAAAGAGTCCTCAGGATACTTCCGAAGGAACTGATATGGGTGAACCCCGACTGTGGCCTTAAAACAAGAAACTGGGAAGAGGTCGTACCCTCTTTGAAAAACATGGTGGACCTTGCAAAGAAGTTGAGGAAGGAGTATAATAACACTTGAACGGACAGAAGATGAAAATACCTACTTGACAAATCGGAGTAACATGTGGTATAATATACGTTGGCCGACCAAAAACAGGAGGGGGAATTTCCCCCTCCTTTGTTTTTTTTACTCCAGTTTCACGTGTTCGCTGTTTGCCTTCAGTATCTCTTCGAGAAGGTCTTTCGCGCCCTCCACATCGGGTCCAAGTGGATGGGAAAGCAAAGCCTTCAAGGCGAGTTTTTTCGATCTTTTCAGATACGCTTCTATTGTGAGTCGTTCGTACATCTTCACCGCGTGGATGAAGGAAAGAGCAAAGTGATCTCCTTTCCCCTGCGAGAGCGTGTGGACCCTACCGGATCTCACATAACACGGAATCTCGAGAACGTAATCATCCGGGAGGTTTTCGATCGAGCCGTTGTTCCTCGTGTTCACTATGTGTATCTTCCCTTCATCGGTTTCGAGGTCTCTTATCAGGTGAGCCGCCGCAGTGGAATACATACTGCCGCCGCGCTTTGTGAGTTCTTCCGGTATCTCGGTAGCGGTTCTGTACTTCTCGAAGAGTTCTTTCTCTATCTTCATCACTTCCCTTGCTCTGAGCTCGTGCGAGGAGATCTTTTTGAACATCTTTTTCTCCATCAAATAATATCTCAGGTAAGGATTCACGATGATCCTCACCGAGTCGTAAAACCACGCCGGGAAATCTTCGTCTGGTATGTTGGAGAGCCTCAGCTTCAGGTTCTCGAAGACCTTTTCCGTCACGTCTTCACCTTTTACAAAGACCTTCTCTATGAAGCTCAGATGGTTGAGGCCGTAGTACTTCAGGAACACGTCTTCGAGCTCTGCTGAGAAGATCTCTGCGATCTCCCGGATGAAGTTTATGGGAACGTTGCAAAGGCCTATGAATTTTTCGTATTCGAGGTAGTTTCTCACGAACTCCGTGATGTGGCCGGATGGGT
This window encodes:
- a CDS encoding aldo/keto reductase; translated protein: MEKRVLGKTGEKLSVVGFGGIVVMNESVESAKKIVARAIERGINYFDVAPSYGDAEEKLGPALKPYRDQVFLACKTMERTKEGAWKELNESLKRLQTDHFDLYQFHAVTTLDEVEAIFSPNGAIEAFLKAKEEGLIRYIGFSAHSEEAALSMLERFDFDTVLFPLNWASWLGKGFGKRLYSKAREKNMGILAIKALAKRRLEEGEEKRWEKCWYHPVDDFEEASMALRFTLSLPVTAAVSPSHQEFLWWMCQIVENQGTKISEEELQILKEKAQKLTPVFPLDHS
- a CDS encoding viroplasmin family protein, whose amino-acid sequence is MAKKYYAVRKGRVPGIYESWEEAEKQVKGFPGAEYKSFEKIEDAKAYLEGKDECTCPELDEETMIAYVDGSYDVVCGSGVVLCYRGKKEEYYFWTDIDEFKDSRNIAGEIMAALFAMDCALKKGAKRLILRHDLEGLEKWATEEYRTKEPVTRVYKYLYEQFCRSGLEVVFEKVKSHSGDFCNDEADRLAKEAAKKRSNVEWTLRDFESTMKILDQKRR
- a CDS encoding MBL fold metallo-hydrolase, producing MRKNEYTCTLLEPGVWHIADYRGDSMYLVVGEEKALLIDTGMGEGDLKGFIRSITEKPIEVVLTHAHWDHIMQANQFERVYLNHRDLQIIELFKIQVDYKNFLDVREGDSFDLGGRTLEVIEVPGHTPGSIALLDRENRLLFSGDSVGAGHTWMHLPGCLPLREYLKSLKKLREIDSFEKIYHGHLSGTQLKPFGPDYLEDLIKAVEGVIDGSLKGEPYPYGNFKGLHVTCGTAVLVYNPENI
- a CDS encoding efflux RND transporter permease subunit; the protein is MFEEYTSFVFKNRKKIFAVVLVLNILALFGLFRLHFTTEFSILMPQKSRQKEIYEKMNGVFKTGEQLVVMVKTNVDPLSREGIDEIFEIKEKLSSVEGVKTVIPPIPEKFPAGFRLVETKNMSEEQYRDFLSYVENMKDFLNVRKMEDGYYSLFMILPRNSVNPNEIESTLSGYEHYLSGTQYLEDQIFRYLLFMIFTLPPLAVVLLLNVFRVQLGRFRYAILSLIPAGFAALWTLGYVMGWMGQNLSIITVLVPIFTIVMGSADGLHFVSHFLERKKDGESTFNAIKDTLESVGRAMILTTLTTMAGFLSFLTLNSQSMKQMGLLAAAGIGLAGVSTWIVLPVILSGMEDVEIKKKESSLARLFQRLSKRAWIITLVVLFAFLPGTFLLKADLNILKLYKGYTRVRKNVEKIEEIFGRALPVYAVFESENLLSPDFARKVLSMEEKLKSKGYDAFSVYDILVRMNEHLFKEEGYPKILARALILKRLLPEDYTSNFLSESTGRAFIFLDNLDRNTLEEVEHIVKESGFQVTGLPYIIKEMNDSIVPQQVLSVVLAVSMVFLLLVLFQRSFVIPAKAIVPVLISLVSLFGFMGLSGIPLNLITANMAGIVIGVGIDYAIHVTELFRYYRDLEKTVKIASTPILANAFGLSVGLSALILSPFTFHTYLVAIMWVTMTVSSFMSLVVLPKLLEVKR
- a CDS encoding class I SAM-dependent methyltransferase; this translates as MWDVFEHFVNEYEEWFLKHKFAYLSELKAVKALLPEGRGVEIGVGTGRFAVPLKIKIGVEPSKRMGKIARRRGILVIEGTAENLPLKDESFDFALMVTTICFVDDPLRALQEAKRVIRKGGHIIVGIVGRESFLGREYEEKKEKSLFYKRARFFSTEEIVHLMKMVGFGDFKVVQTLFNHPSKLTDVEPVLKGYGEGAFVVIAGRKS
- a CDS encoding cupin domain-containing protein, with the protein product MVVKSSELTPEKISNMRGGKGEVEMTHLLSKETMRNRARLFAKMKLPPGSSVRLHRHDGEFEIYYILSGEGIFHDNGKDVPIKAGDVCFTDSGESHSIENTGEKDLEFLAIIVLL
- the metE gene encoding 5-methyltetrahydropteroyltriglutamate--homocysteine S-methyltransferase: MYAFGFPKIGEKREFKKALEDFWKGKITENQFKEEMSELRMYMVENYRTNVDVVPSNELSYYDFVLDTAIMVGAIPERFGKYEGLSTYFEMARGRKALEMTKYFNTNYHYLVPEIESGNFELLENIPLEDFLFFRSMGIETAPRILGPFTFLYLSKKDGMWIREPGEMEKLFTRLVPVYRKVFEELVENGCGEILVDEPAFVCDLQKDHWNLIKDVYSEFSGFPLTIFTYYDSVSDYESYVSLPVKGLHLDFVSNTENLRNFEKHGFPSDKTLIAGVINGRQPWRANLKKVAELVDKLGASAISNSCPLFHLPITAQWENSLPDGLREKLAFAKEKLEELKVLKEFFEGKKVNLPEVSFEDFAVDESVSKKIKQLTPDSFRREKEYQERDRIQREELKLPLFPTTTIGSFPQTSDVRKMRARYRRGEISEEEYESFIKEQIKKVVRIQEEIGLDVLVHGEFERTDMVEFFAEKLNGIATTQNGWVLSYGSRCYRPPIIYGTVSRTGPMTLKEITYAQSLTEKPVKGMLTGPITIMGWSYYREDIPEREIAYQIALAINEEVKDLEEAGIKIVQIDEPAFREKAPVKKSKWPEYFEWAINAFNLAANARPETQIHAHMCYSDFNEIIEYIHQLEFDVISIEASRSKGEIISAFENFKGWIKQIGVGVWDIHSPAVPSVDEMKSIIERVLRILPKELIWVNPDCGLKTRNWEEVVPSLKNMVDLAKKLRKEYNNT
- the bglT gene encoding 6-phospho-beta-glucosidase BglT, which codes for MRIAVIGGGSSYTPELVKGLLDISEDVRIDEVIFYDIDEEKQKIVVDFVKRLVKDRFKVLISDTFESAVVDAKYVIFQFRPGGLKGRENDEGIPLKYGLIGQETTGVGGFSAALRAFPIIEEYVDTVRKTSNATIINFTNPSGHITEFVRNYLEYEKFIGLCNVPINFIREIAEIFSAELEDVFLKYYGLNHLSFIEKVFVKGEDVTEKVFENLKLRLSNIPDEDFPAWFYDSVRIIVNPYLRYYLMEKKMFKKISSHELRAREVMKIEKELFEKYRTATEIPEELTKRGGSMYSTAAAHLIRDLETDEGKIHIVNTRNNGSIENLPDDYVLEIPCYVRSGRVHTLSQGKGDHFALSFIHAVKMYERLTIEAYLKRSKKLALKALLSHPLGPDVEGAKDLLEEILKANSEHVKLE